The following nucleotide sequence is from Neokomagataea tanensis.
GTAGCGATGACTGGAACCGCGGACGTTACCTCGTAGACCAGCTTGCACATTGCGGTGAATGTCATACGCCCCGCAATATGATGCTCGTTCCCAAACAGTCGCAGTACCTTGCGGGAGCCGATATTGGCCCTTGGCGCGCGCCCAATATTACAAGCGACCCCATTAGCGGAATTGGCGGCTGGTCGGACGAAGACCTGTTTGCGTATCTCAAGACAGGCAAAACAGCTCATGCCCGGGCCGCTGGCCCTATGGCTGAGGCGGTAGAGCACAGCCTACAGCATCTGCCCGACAGAGACATTACCTCAATCATTACTTATCTGCGCTCTGTTCCTCCAATCCATGAAGCAGGTGTTACAGCCGCCAATTTTAACCATGGCGGTCATCCGTCAGGTTATAACATCGCCTCAGCCGACGCCCGGCGCGCTACGAGCACACTTGACGGCATTACTGATGGTGCGACGCTTTATGAATCCGCCTGCGCCAGTTGCCACCAAACCAATGGCCGCGGCACGCCAGATGGGCAGTACCCATCACTCGTCGGCAATACGACAACTGGTCAGTTGAACCCGAATGACCTTGTCGCCAGCATTCTCTTTGGTGTCGACCGGACAGTCGATGGGCAGGAAGTACTCATGCCGGCTTTCGGCGATAATTCCCTCGTCCAACCTCTGACCGATACACAGGTGGCTGACATTGCAGACTACGTCCTCAGCCATTTCGGTAACACACAAGCAACCGTCTCCCCAGAGTTTGTCCGTCAGATCCGCACAGGTGGCAAACCCGTTCTGGTCGCACAACTTGCGAACCCGAAGGTCATGCTCAGCCTCGCAGCAGCCGCACTGATCGGCCTGATCATTGTTGTCTTCGGCCTACGCGCTTTTCTGCGCAATCGTCGCAGCGTCTGAACGGAACTTAAGGAACTACGACCATGACTGAACAAAATCTTTCCGCAGACGTCGTCATTGCCGGTGCAGGCATTTGCGGCTCAATGCTGGCACATAAACTAGCGCGCAATGGCCTTTCCGTTTTGCTGCTGGATGCTGGCCCACGCCGTGACCGTGATCAAATCGTTGAAAACTGGCGCGCTATGCCACCTGACAACAAATCCCAGTACGATTACGCTACGCCATATCCCAGCGTGCCTTGGGCACCACACACCAATTTCTTCCCTGATAATGGGTATCTTATTGTTAAAGGGCCGGACCGTACGGCGTATAAACAAGGGATTATTAAAGGAGTTGGTGGCACAACATGGCACTGGGCCGCATCTAGCTGGCGTTACCTTCCAAACGACTTCCGCCTGCATAGCCAGTTTGGTGTCGGAAGAGATTACGCGCTGAGCTACGATGAATTAGAGCCTTATTACTACGCAGCTGAATGCGAAATGGGCGTCATGGGGCCAAACGATCAAACGATCGTTCCCTCTGCACCGCGTCAGCACCCATGGCCTATGACCTCTATGCCTTATGGGTATGGGGACCGTACCTTCACGGAAATCGTTAAAAAACTGGGCTTTGACAACACGCCCGTTCCGCAAGGGCGCAACAGCCGCCCTTACGACGGACGCCCGCAATGCTGCGGTAATAACAACTGCATGCCTATTTGCCCAATCGGTGCCATGTATAACGGCGTCTATGCCGCGATGAAGGCCGAAAAGCACGGTGCGCGCATTATTCCAAATGCTGTTGTCTATGCCTTTGAAACAGACGCGGCCAACAAAATTACCGCACTTCGTTTCTATGATCCAGACAAACACTCTTACCGCGTAACAGCCAAGACATTTGTAATTGCGGCAAACGGAATTGAAACACCCAAACTTCTTTTGCTCGCCGCCAATAGCCGCAACCCCAATGGCATCGCCAATTCATCCGACCAAGTGGGTCGTAACATGATGGACCATCCAGGCTTAGGCATGAGCCTGCAATCGGCGGAGCCCATTTGGGCAGGCGGGGGCTCTGTTCAAATGAGCTCCATCACCAACTTCCGCGATGGTGATTTCCGCTCAGAATATGCCGCTACCCAGATCGGTTATAACAACACGGCCCAAAACTCACGCGCGGGCATGAAGGCTCTCTCTATGGGGCTGGTTGGCAAGAAACTGGACGAAGAAATCCGCCGCCGCACAGCACATGGCGTAGACTTGTACGCTAACCATGAAGTGTTGCCTGACCCGGAAAATCGTCTCGTTCTTTCCAAGGATCACCGTGACGCGCTGGGTATCCCGCACCCAGAGGTGACCTACGATGTGGGTGAATATGTCCGTAAGTCTGCGGCAATTTCACGCCAGCGACTACTCGACATCGCCAAGGCCATGGGTGGCACGGAAATTGAAATCGCGCCGTATTTCACACCGAACAACCACATTACCGGTGGCACCATCATGGGCCATGACCCGAAAGATTCCGTGGTCGATTCTTGGCTGCGCACCCATGATCACGCCAATCTGTTCCTTGCAACTGGTGCCGCTATGGCTGCCTCTGGCACAGTTAACTCGACACTGACCATGGCTGCCCTCTCTCTCAGAGCGGGCGACGCCATCCTTGCAGATCACAAGAACGGATAATGACAATGAAGCTTTCTTTCACCCGTAACCTAGCCACTGCCATTGGTCTCTCTAGCGCAATCTTGTTCAGCCCAATTGCTATGGCACAGGAGCCTGCCGTGAACCTCCGTACTGCTCTTCAATTTATCGACCAAGCGCAAACTGAAGCAACAAGCGCACACGCACATGTGGCAATTGCCATTGTGGACGAGGGCGGCAACCTCGTTGCGTTTCAACGCATGGACGGCACCCAACTCGGCAGCACTGAGCTTGCTATTCGTAAAGCAAAAACTGCCCTCTCCTTCTCACGCCCCACCGTAGACATGGAACATGCCCTCAATAAGGGGAACTTCATGATCGCAACGCTACCAAATGCGCTTCCAGCAGGTGGTGGGTATCCAATTACAGTCAATGGTCGGATCATCGGGGCACTGGGCCTCAGCGGTGGTGAAGGCGAAACCGACGCACGCCTAGCGCAAGCAGCTGTTCAGGAAACCCTAAAAGCCAAACCCCTGCAGGCACACGAATGAACGCATTTTTTCAACGCAGGTTCTGCACTGCGGCCATCACATCGGTGATGGCCCTAGCCTGTATTTTCATATTCGCGTCAAAGACACACGCACAAACAGAAACAGCTCATAACCTTTATACACCGACACTTTATAAAGCACGGGCCTTTGTGATGGATGGGTCCGGGACCTTTAATGTAGGTCCACTTATTCCAAGCCTTTACGGCAACCCCCACCTTTTTGGTGACTGGGGCGGCGCACAAAGTTGGATGGTCAAACACGGGATTTTTACGAGCCTCATGTTTAACCAAGAGTTCATGGGCAACGTGACAGGTGGCCGCACCCGCTCAGCCGTTCCATCCGGTCAGGTTGCTGCAGAGGTTGATATTGATTGGCAGCAACTTGCCGGTATCCCCGCTTTTTGGACGCATATCCTCGTCGTAAATGGCAACGGCCAAAGTTTCAGTCATACGCTTGGCGATTCTGTAACTAATCCAGAGCAAATTTACGGAGCGCGCGGTAACGTAGTCGCCCATCTTGTAGAGTTATATGCTGACAAAGCCTTTTTAAATGACCGTATCATTCTCTCATTAGGGGACATCCCAACAGGCAGCTTTTTTGCCTACGACTACCTCGCATGCTCTTTTATGAACGTCTCGGTCTGCAGCAACTTTGCCCCCGGCAAATACAATCCTGGTGGGCGTGATTGGCCATCCGGCAACCTCGGCGGCGTACTGCGCCTCCGCCCGACGGAACAAACTTATATTGAAGGTGGCGTGTTTGCCATCTCACCACATAGTTACAATGGCGGCATCTCAGGTTGGGCTATGTTGCAGGACGGTTTGGCCTTGAACCGAGTCACGTCGCAGGTTGAGATTGGTTGGATGCCTGAGTTTGGTCCACACAAACTACGTGGCAACTATAAAATAGGGGCTTGGTACGATAACTCGACCTATCCTGCACTCTATGAAGACCGATACGGCAACTCTTACCAAGCATCCGGCCTCGCTCCCCGCCAACTGGCTGGTATGAAAACGGCGTGGTTTATGTTTGACCAAATGCTCATTCGGAACGGTCCAGGTATTGCCAATGGGCTGATCGTTCTTGGTGGCGTCGGCTATTCCTCTGGTACAATCACCGCCATGCGTGACCATGAATGGCTTGCTCTGATTGAAAGCGGCACACCCTGGCACCGCCCCGGCGATCAGGCGGGTGTCATGATGCAGCATATGCAGATGAGCCGCAGCGTCTCTCTCCAGCAGGAATCTTCTCTCGCTTTGAATCGCGCTTTTCTTTCCAACCAGTGGGGACAAGTTTGGGGCATTCAAAACTGGGAAAACAGCTACGAAGCGTTTTACAGCATACACATCCACAAAGCTGCCGCGCTGCAAGCTGACATGCAATATTTGGAACACCCCGGCGCAACAACGCGTTTCAAAGATGCCTTGGTGCTGGGTGGACAATTTACCGTGGGGTTCTAATCCATCTTGCCCCCTCTTTCACACGCAACCCAAAGGACGTTGCTTCAATGAGTGATCAAAATTTTCTGAGCATTCTTACAGGCTCCTTTTCTACCCCATGTGGGGATAATCCCACCGTTGCGATGATCGAAGCGGGGTACAAGAAAGCTGGCCTCAACGCGCGTTATATCAACTGTAATGTTCCCGCAGAAAACCTGAAAGACGCCATTAAAGGCGCTGTCGCCATGGGCTGGGCTGGCTTTAACTGCTCCATCCCCCATAAAGTGGCCATTCTGGAGCACTTGGATGACGTTGCTGAATCCGCACGCATCATCGGCGCGGTGAACTGCACCTCCATCAAAGACGGACGCCTCACAGGCCACAACACGGATGGCAAGGGTTTTCTAGCCTCTTTAAAAACTGTGACTGACCCAAAAGGAAAAAACCTCTTGCTCCTCGGTGCAGGCGGAGCAGCACGCGCAATTGCTGTCGAAACTGCACTCGCCGGCGCAAAAACGTTAACCATCATCAACCGTGACCCGAAGAAAGCTGAAACGATTGCCAAAATCGTTAATGACAATACGGATTGCAAAGCAACGGCTGGTAAATGGGAAGGTGATTACAGCATTGGCGAAGACATCGACATCGCTATCAATGCCACGCCTATCGGCCTTGGAGATGCGGAGGCTTTGCCTCCAATCGCTCTAGACACTCTGCGCAAAGGTCTAATTGTTGCCGATGTTATTCCTAACCCTCCTAAAACCCGCCTCCTGCGTGAAGCTGATAGCAAGGGTTGTACAACTCTGGATGGCTTAGGCATGTTGGTAAACCAAGGTCAGATTGGCGTTGAAATTTGGCTCAATAAAACGCTTGATTTTGATGTTATGACAAAGACATTAAAAGATATATTTGGTTAATACTCAACACATGGGTGCATAATAGAGATATTATGTGCCCTTTTTAATTTTCAAAAATCAAAATTTTTACAACAAACATACTAACCGGCAATGTTGGAAAAGAAACTATTCCATATCATCTAAACAATTCTTACCATTAAAGCGAAATCTTCATTCAAATTGGTATATGAAGATCAAAATAAGACTGCCACGTTGTCCGAGGACATTCGTGGCTAAAGCCTCCAGTGCAGATTGCGGTATCTTGTTGCCGTACAAATCCACCAAATTAGATAACGTTCGACACTGGACCGAAAATGAAATTGCGACCGTTAATTAAGTCTGTCGACATTGCGCGCAGTCAACCAAAATGACTCGACAGGAACCACGCGCTATTATGGCCGTCCATCGTTTACCGACCCATTCAATGCTCAATCGTGCACGACTGAAAGTTCTAATTTTGCTGCATGCGACGAGAAAACAGGAATGCCCAACCAGCAAATTTGCTTGTCAACTTTGAAATAAAGATCTCGCCCTTGCGCCGTTTTAATGACTAAGTCAGCTGCTTTACGCATGTAATCTTGCCCATTGAAGAAGACAAAGCCAGCGTATTGCGTGATTGTTGAAAACTCTTCCTCCGTGACCGAAACACGGAAGTGGCTGTTGGGGCGAAAGGAAGTCAGATAGAGATATGCCTGCAAAACTGGGCGGTGTGCATTTTGCCCGGCGTTGGAAAAACAGCCATAATGTAAAACGCTACGCGTTTCATCAGCATCACTTAAGAACAACGTTAAATCGATGACGTCGCCGGTATTTTCAAAATATAAATGAGCGGGAGAATGCGGCTCCTCTTGTACCCCAACCTGAACCGGAAGATCAAAGCGTTGACGGTACGCATGGTAAGTGCTCGTTGCCCAACGCAAAGCGGTTTCTTGCCGTTCAACGTCCGGCTTCCACCAGTTACACGTAAGGGATGTAGCACGGACGTGTTTTTCCGCTGCGTCTGCCATGGCTCGGAGCGTTAAAAGACGAGTCACTGAATTTCCGAGAGTGGCTGTTGGCGTCAAGCCCATCAGCTCTCGTCCCCAAGAAGTCGTTACAGCAAGCGTTGACGCAGACTGCCCATCACGGGCGAACCACTTCATTGAGCAAATATGGTCTGGTAGATTAGGCCCTAAATCGACGAGATCGGTAACCGTTACTTCGCGCGCCTTTTTCCAAAGCATATGGCAAAGATGAACAAACTGTCCGGAAGCATGTTGCCGAAAGATGGATGGAGGCAAAAGCTCCTCAAGAGCCATGATTGGGCCGTTATTACAAAACTGCCCCAGACCGGCAATTGCCTCTTTATACGCAAGTAGAACAAGCCAGCTCTCCCGCGTGGCAAATAGTCCTTCGATCTGCGTAACAGACAGATGCTTGAGGCCCAGTGTTTCGTCAAAATACCGGGTAATTTCTGGAACAATGCTACAATGCTGCCACATCCACGTTCCGTTAGACGGCAGAGCGTCCACGGGTACATGGGTGTCATTATCGTAGCTCCGCTCCGAGCCAAGGGGAGCATCATTTCCCAAATCCAATTGGACCAAGATCGAAGCCAAATTGAAAGGGCGATGAAAGAGACTGTTTGATGCCATCACGGCAAAATAATCGTAACGGTCGAAATGGTTTTCAGCGAGTTGTAACGACTCAAGATGCCCGAGCATCAACGTCTCGCCCCATTTCTGGCGCTCAGTCAAACCGTTGAAAATTACAATCCGCGGGTGAAGGCTGGTTGCTTCAGGCGGAATGCTGCGCCCGGGTGGGAAATTCACGACTAAGCTGACATTATCCGGCGTAAATGCGAGGAAATTGTCCAAATACATCATTAAAAATGCATCGCTCTCGTTAAAGAGCGTAGCTAGGACGACTTTACTCTCGGATGCTGTTTTCTCAGCAGATGCCAAAATATCGTCGACATGGCGCGCACGGGGATCGTTGTCGACACCTAGTACCACGTCCATAGTAACGTCATGGATCTGTTTTTGTCCGTCAAGGCGGAGCTTTACATAACGCGCCAAAACAGGCGCTTGAAAGATGACTGCGCAAGTGTCGTCAGGCAAAGGAGTATGGGTAGTGCGCGAAAAAACGCATGCCCAGTTTGCCCCATCCGACGAGGCTAAAATTGAAAATAAGGCTGGATCATTTTGCTCGTGCGATAGACCTGTTAGCGACAGGCCGTTCACTGTTTGCTCGGTTTTTAGATCAATAGTAAATGTTGGAAACCAAGTTTTTTCGAGCATTATACTATCCGCCTGCTAGAGAGTATTTTTATAAATTTGCAGCGCAGACAAATTCCTGCACCGCACAACATCAGCCTTGTAACGCTTACGCCTTTAACAGGGCTTCATATTCAGAAGGAACACCGCAAAAAGTTATGACATCAGCGGCGACGAGGTCGTAATGAATGCGTTTTCCTTCTTGGATTAAGTGATTGTATAGCGGGGCTACATAAAGCTCTGGCGCTGAAGGGGAGGCACGCTCGCACTCCAAAGCACGCAGAAAATCGTCTGCGCGGGCGAAGTGGTAAAGACCATCACAGCACAAATCAGAAATAGGCTTTTTCTCGGCTGTTTCTAGCGCAATTGGTTCGTGTGTTTCTTCGCCTGGTTTAACGTAAGACCAGTTCGCCCCTTCCCCACGGAACACTTCTAGGTAACCGTCCGAGTGCGCAAACCAAGGGGCCTCAGGAAAAGTAAAGTCCCGACGAAACGTATCAATATTGAAAATAGTTAGCGGGGTATCTGCATCGATATTCGCCGCACGTATACCGAGTTCAACGGTCTCAGCTTGCCCGGATGTCTCACGATCGAGAATAACAACCCTAACATCAGCGATCTTCATACGAGCCGTCGCTGCTTTAATGAAGGCCTCTGTGTCATTCACGGAACGGGCAATGAACAAAAACGGTACAGTCTCGAACAAAGCCGAAAAACCAGATATGGCATGATCGAAGACGGTCTGCTCGCCCAGCGGGAGCATGTACTTAGGGCGATCATACCCCGCACGTGTAAAACGGCTGGACAAGCCGGCCATAGGAATAACGATCATGCTGGGGCTCCGTCTAAGGCGGTGAAGAGACGCAAGGCGTTAGCGATGAAGGCTTGTTGACGGTCCGGACGGTCAGCGTGCAGCGGCAACATCGAAAGGAAAAGGCTAATCGTCATCGCGCGTATGTCATTCCCAGCTACGGCGCAGCCGCCAATTGTCATCTCACTAAGATAACCTTGCATCCAGGCCCGCTGGGATGAGCGCTCAAACGTCAGATCGTAAGCGTAATTTTGATCCCACTCCATTTCGTAACGGCCTGCAAGAATCAAATCGTACAGCCCATCGATTGAATGAGCGAATTTGGCAATATCGTAGCGCAGGTCTCCATAGGGTTCATGCTTGCCATCAAACACATACCCGCGGGGGTCAATCACTGAAATCCGACTGCTGCGCGAATTGTAAAGAATGTTACTAAAGCAGAAATCCCCATGCATAAACGTCGTCTGCATCGACGGATCATACGTTATGAGCGGCGCCACCTGTTCGGCCAACCCAATCAATGAAGGCATCGCCCTTCCACCATAGGAAAGCGGCTTCGACACATCAAAACCGGTTTCACGGGCAAAACGCTCAATACGATCAAAAGTCTTATTACCGACGAGCTGCTGAGTGTAAGAATCACGCGGGCTCGGGCCCGGCGATTGAGCACAAAGCTCAAGAAACTCAACGCAGGATGCAAGAATTTTGCGCCACGATGTACGGCCAATTTCAGAGAACACGTAAAGCTCTGAAAGATTAGGCGCGTACTGATATTCAGTAGTGTAAAAAGCGCGGTCTCCATCTCGCCCATGATCAAGCAACCGTGCAGTAAACGGCCTAAGAGCGGGCGGAGCACTGTTCAGCCATTTAGCTTCCGCATCCATTTTGAAGGTATCTGCGGAAATTTTACGTACGCTATTCGCCGTGATCTGAAGGGAATTGAAAGCGCGCGCCGTCGTTACAAGGCGTCGCGATGCAAAATATGTTTGGATATGCCCGAAATCAAACCAATCTGCGACTTCAACAAGACGCAGTGGGTGCTGCGTCAGATAGAGATTAATGCCGTCGACAAAGTTGCTGCGAGCTTGACTGAACGCCCGCACAAGTTCGGCCCCGTTGGAAAACGCGAAATAACCACATGCAATCGGGGTATCAGCCGGCTTGTCGTCTGTTGCAGCTAATGTTTCGAGGCGGACAACATTCCCGTTTTCGTGATGAACCGCAGCCCAAGAGTAGTCATCGCCGCCCGGACGAACAGCAACGATGTCTGTACCCGTTGGAATCTGCCCAAGGATTGTGTCGCCATGAAGAATATGAATAGGGCAAGCATAAGCACCGATCACATTGATCGCGTAGACTATTGCCTCGCTTAATTGAAGCTCCGCAGGGACCGGGACCGGTGTAACCCCTTTTTCGCGGAGACGTTGCCGATCGTGAGGGGGAATATCGAACGATTCGGGAACCGTAATAAACAAACGAATATTATCAGGAAGCTCTTTGCGCAGACTATCAAATTGAAAGTCAAATATCCGCCCAACTCCGAGCGGGAGAAAGGACGGCGGCAGGAGGCCAAACTCTGCTGCAAGCTCAGTACCTACAGAAGCACCCGACAGAATGAGTGCAATCGGAGAAACATCGATCATTTTTGCGTCCTGATCAGATCGTGTATCTCGCTCAAACTGAGAGAGAGGAATTCAGACGGGCGAACTGCGCGGTCATCTATGTAGAAACCTTCTGTGCCGCACCAAGGCTTGCCTACGTAAATTTCATCATAGGGGACATCATGCTTGGTGAGCCAAGCAATTATGATAGGCAAAGTATTGGCATTAATTTTGCCAACAACACCTTTGTAGGTACGCATATTCCGCGCAGTATGGATGAGGATTTCAAAGCCCTGCGCCTTGTATTCTCTCAGCCGCTCAATCAGCGGGAGATTGGGCTCCATGTCTTCGTAAGAGTTATTCGAATTATGGCGCGTCAGGGTGTCGTCGAGATCTACCACTAGTCGCTTCATCCGATTGGCTTCCCCAAAGCATCATTGCGTCAACGCTAGAACTCCAGCAGCAATACACGGACGAACCACTCATTCCTGCTGTGTCTACTAGACGCAAATTCAGATAACGTTATGCCGATAATACAGAGTGGTAGACGCTTGGCAATGGTCATCAAGCCTGCACACAAAAAATACTTGTAAGTATTTGCTCCGTCTATTGGTTATTCCGTGTTGCCATTTTTCTGCTTCCCCACAGGGTTAAGCATAACACGACTAGAATTAAACAAATTTAGCAAATATTTTTACAGAAATAGGAAACTTTATGCTGCGCTTTAATTCTGTACTGGATAACAATTTTCTACAAAAGAGGTCATTAAAGGTAAACTTCAGGACAGCCCCACCTCGTCGACACAAAATGGGATCATCGAATCTAAAAAATAACTCGTCCTTTTACCATTAATGGGTTTGACCGGGGTGAGATAACCTAAAGCTTAAATCAAACCTGATACAAAATTACCGAACCATCAAAAGCTACCCCATACGCTCAGCGTCACGGTGGAAATCTACAAGCCAGTAAAGCATCACTGCCTAGTTCGAGCTTCTAAGCATCGTATCTTGGTAAAATTAAACGTCCCTTCAACACCAATATAAGGGAACATTAACACTATAATATCGTACTAGCTCTATAATTTTGATGCTCGCCTTATGCATCATGCTTCGCTAACCTAGTTCACTAGATATCCTTAGTCATCGCTTGCCTTGATTGGGTTTATAACCTGAAAAAGAGAGCGCCAACGCGGTTCTGTTTAGGAAGATCGTAATTTATGGCACCGTTTATTAGAGTCATCAGCTTCATCTCAGAGGGGCAGAACTACGATACTGGATACGACCTAACAACTTCCGCCCGTATCTTGCAGGAACAAGCGCGCAACGTTGGCGCAGACTTTAAAATATACTCGCCCTCAGTCTTAAGAGGGCTTGGGGTAAGCGAACTCATACGCGAATATCCCGATGCGCTCAGTCTTCCAAACAACCCATTTTTGCACAAAGTCGGCTTTGCCGCATGGAAGCCCTTTATCATTCTCCATGAACTCGCCTCCATGAAAGAAGGTGACATTCTTA
It contains:
- a CDS encoding capsular biosynthesis protein → MIDVSPIALILSGASVGTELAAEFGLLPPSFLPLGVGRIFDFQFDSLRKELPDNIRLFITVPESFDIPPHDRQRLREKGVTPVPVPAELQLSEAIVYAINVIGAYACPIHILHGDTILGQIPTGTDIVAVRPGGDDYSWAAVHHENGNVVRLETLAATDDKPADTPIACGYFAFSNGAELVRAFSQARSNFVDGINLYLTQHPLRLVEVADWFDFGHIQTYFASRRLVTTARAFNSLQITANSVRKISADTFKMDAEAKWLNSAPPALRPFTARLLDHGRDGDRAFYTTEYQYAPNLSELYVFSEIGRTSWRKILASCVEFLELCAQSPGPSPRDSYTQQLVGNKTFDRIERFARETGFDVSKPLSYGGRAMPSLIGLAEQVAPLITYDPSMQTTFMHGDFCFSNILYNSRSSRISVIDPRGYVFDGKHEPYGDLRYDIAKFAHSIDGLYDLILAGRYEMEWDQNYAYDLTFERSSQRAWMQGYLSEMTIGGCAVAGNDIRAMTISLFLSMLPLHADRPDRQQAFIANALRLFTALDGAPA
- a CDS encoding glycosyltransferase family 2 protein, which gives rise to MIVIPMAGLSSRFTRAGYDRPKYMLPLGEQTVFDHAISGFSALFETVPFLFIARSVNDTEAFIKAATARMKIADVRVVILDRETSGQAETVELGIRAANIDADTPLTIFNIDTFRRDFTFPEAPWFAHSDGYLEVFRGEGANWSYVKPGEETHEPIALETAEKKPISDLCCDGLYHFARADDFLRALECERASPSAPELYVAPLYNHLIQEGKRIHYDLVAADVITFCGVPSEYEALLKA
- a CDS encoding discoidin domain-containing protein; protein product: MLEKTWFPTFTIDLKTEQTVNGLSLTGLSHEQNDPALFSILASSDGANWACVFSRTTHTPLPDDTCAVIFQAPVLARYVKLRLDGQKQIHDVTMDVVLGVDNDPRARHVDDILASAEKTASESKVVLATLFNESDAFLMMYLDNFLAFTPDNVSLVVNFPPGRSIPPEATSLHPRIVIFNGLTERQKWGETLMLGHLESLQLAENHFDRYDYFAVMASNSLFHRPFNLASILVQLDLGNDAPLGSERSYDNDTHVPVDALPSNGTWMWQHCSIVPEITRYFDETLGLKHLSVTQIEGLFATRESWLVLLAYKEAIAGLGQFCNNGPIMALEELLPPSIFRQHASGQFVHLCHMLWKKAREVTVTDLVDLGPNLPDHICSMKWFARDGQSASTLAVTTSWGRELMGLTPTATLGNSVTRLLTLRAMADAAEKHVRATSLTCNWWKPDVERQETALRWATSTYHAYRQRFDLPVQVGVQEEPHSPAHLYFENTGDVIDLTLFLSDADETRSVLHYGCFSNAGQNAHRPVLQAYLYLTSFRPNSHFRVSVTEEEFSTITQYAGFVFFNGQDYMRKAADLVIKTAQGRDLYFKVDKQICWLGIPVFSSHAAKLELSVVHD
- the aroE gene encoding shikimate dehydrogenase; the encoded protein is MSDQNFLSILTGSFSTPCGDNPTVAMIEAGYKKAGLNARYINCNVPAENLKDAIKGAVAMGWAGFNCSIPHKVAILEHLDDVAESARIIGAVNCTSIKDGRLTGHNTDGKGFLASLKTVTDPKGKNLLLLGAGGAARAIAVETALAGAKTLTIINRDPKKAETIAKIVNDNTDCKATAGKWEGDYSIGEDIDIAINATPIGLGDAEALPPIALDTLRKGLIVADVIPNPPKTRLLREADSKGCTTLDGLGMLVNQGQIGVEIWLNKTLDFDVMTKTLKDIFG
- a CDS encoding HAD family hydrolase, translated to MKRLVVDLDDTLTRHNSNNSYEDMEPNLPLIERLREYKAQGFEILIHTARNMRTYKGVVGKINANTLPIIIAWLTKHDVPYDEIYVGKPWCGTEGFYIDDRAVRPSEFLSLSLSEIHDLIRTQK
- a CDS encoding carbohydrate porin; this encodes MALACIFIFASKTHAQTETAHNLYTPTLYKARAFVMDGSGTFNVGPLIPSLYGNPHLFGDWGGAQSWMVKHGIFTSLMFNQEFMGNVTGGRTRSAVPSGQVAAEVDIDWQQLAGIPAFWTHILVVNGNGQSFSHTLGDSVTNPEQIYGARGNVVAHLVELYADKAFLNDRIILSLGDIPTGSFFAYDYLACSFMNVSVCSNFAPGKYNPGGRDWPSGNLGGVLRLRPTEQTYIEGGVFAISPHSYNGGISGWAMLQDGLALNRVTSQVEIGWMPEFGPHKLRGNYKIGAWYDNSTYPALYEDRYGNSYQASGLAPRQLAGMKTAWFMFDQMLIRNGPGIANGLIVLGGVGYSSGTITAMRDHEWLALIESGTPWHRPGDQAGVMMQHMQMSRSVSLQQESSLALNRAFLSNQWGQVWGIQNWENSYEAFYSIHIHKAAALQADMQYLEHPGATTRFKDALVLGGQFTVGF
- a CDS encoding c-type cytochrome → MISFSFRSFIPSAFCCALLASSAIAHAQPAAPVPEEAKHPSISRGHYLAIAADCAACHTNGRDGQFLAGGYAISSPMGNIYSTNITPSKKYGIGNYTLEQFTTLMRHGVRPDGANVYPAMPYDAYSQLTDADIKSLYSYIMTEVPAVDAPAPKTQLPFPFNIRASLSLWKLVASISDKPYVFNHSRSDDWNRGRYLVDQLAHCGECHTPRNMMLVPKQSQYLAGADIGPWRAPNITSDPISGIGGWSDEDLFAYLKTGKTAHARAAGPMAEAVEHSLQHLPDRDITSIITYLRSVPPIHEAGVTAANFNHGGHPSGYNIASADARRATSTLDGITDGATLYESACASCHQTNGRGTPDGQYPSLVGNTTTGQLNPNDLVASILFGVDRTVDGQEVLMPAFGDNSLVQPLTDTQVADIADYVLSHFGNTQATVSPEFVRQIRTGGKPVLVAQLANPKVMLSLAAAALIGLIIVVFGLRAFLRNRRSV
- a CDS encoding GlcG/HbpS family heme-binding protein produces the protein MKLSFTRNLATAIGLSSAILFSPIAMAQEPAVNLRTALQFIDQAQTEATSAHAHVAIAIVDEGGNLVAFQRMDGTQLGSTELAIRKAKTALSFSRPTVDMEHALNKGNFMIATLPNALPAGGGYPITVNGRIIGALGLSGGEGETDARLAQAAVQETLKAKPLQAHE
- a CDS encoding GMC family oxidoreductase, encoding MTEQNLSADVVIAGAGICGSMLAHKLARNGLSVLLLDAGPRRDRDQIVENWRAMPPDNKSQYDYATPYPSVPWAPHTNFFPDNGYLIVKGPDRTAYKQGIIKGVGGTTWHWAASSWRYLPNDFRLHSQFGVGRDYALSYDELEPYYYAAECEMGVMGPNDQTIVPSAPRQHPWPMTSMPYGYGDRTFTEIVKKLGFDNTPVPQGRNSRPYDGRPQCCGNNNCMPICPIGAMYNGVYAAMKAEKHGARIIPNAVVYAFETDAANKITALRFYDPDKHSYRVTAKTFVIAANGIETPKLLLLAANSRNPNGIANSSDQVGRNMMDHPGLGMSLQSAEPIWAGGGSVQMSSITNFRDGDFRSEYAATQIGYNNTAQNSRAGMKALSMGLVGKKLDEEIRRRTAHGVDLYANHEVLPDPENRLVLSKDHRDALGIPHPEVTYDVGEYVRKSAAISRQRLLDIAKAMGGTEIEIAPYFTPNNHITGGTIMGHDPKDSVVDSWLRTHDHANLFLATGAAMAASGTVNSTLTMAALSLRAGDAILADHKNG